The DNA segment TGGCGACAAGCACCTCACCGATGTGAGCGGCAAGGCCACCCACATCCGCACCGGAAGTACCAAGGGCACCGAAGGCGCCTTTCATACCACCGACGGTTCCGAGCAGACCGATCATCGGAGCGCAAACACCGATAACCGAAAGGTAGTTGATCCGGGTCTGGAGAGTGGAGTTGATCTTCTCAACAGTGACGTAGATCGCCTCTTCCGTGGCATCCTTGCCGTGGCCGACGGAGCCGAGCGCACCGCGGACAACCTCGCAGAACGGGCTGGTTCCAGCCTTCATCGCCTGATAGGCCGCAACATAGTCACCGGCGAGGAATGCCTGGCGGGCGGTGGCGACATCCGAAGGAGGTGTCATCCTCTTGCGGGTGGTGCGGAGGGAAACGTCGATGATCAGCCAGACCATGGCAATCGAACAGATCAGAAGAACGTGCATGACCCAGCCGCCCTCCTTGTAAACGTCGATGAGGGTTTGCTTTTTGGCGCCCTTCACCTCTGCGGCTGCGGCGATCGTTGGAAGGAGGAAGAGTGCGGCACACACCGCCTTGCTGAGGGTCGATTTCATAGTCACGGTTTCGAGGGATTTTTATGAGAGGGTTTCTTGGATCACTTGACCAGCGGAATCCGCTTTTCCGCTTCGGCGCCGATGACGGTGCCTTTGCCTTCGCGTTTGGCGTCTTCCAGATAGAGAATCGCTTCGTCACGCCGGTTCATGGCGGCAATCAGTTCGCCGGCATTGAGTTCCGCGGCGGCGACGATCACGCGGCCGCAGGTGGGGTAGACCGCCGGAATGGTCAGGTAGGCTTCAAGGGCTTCCTTGTTCCGCTTCGCGGTTTTGAGCAGGTTCCCCCTGAAATAGGATGCGTAAGCG comes from the Luteolibacter sp. SL250 genome and includes:
- a CDS encoding MotA/TolQ/ExbB proton channel family protein, with product MKSTLSKAVCAALFLLPTIAAAAEVKGAKKQTLIDVYKEGGWVMHVLLICSIAMVWLIIDVSLRTTRKRMTPPSDVATARQAFLAGDYVAAYQAMKAGTSPFCEVVRGALGSVGHGKDATEEAIYVTVEKINSTLQTRINYLSVIGVCAPMIGLLGTVGGMKGAFGALGTSGADVGGLAAHIGEVLVATATGLLVAIPAFGAFYFLRNKLQGAIHNLQDESERLFRNAPYEYLQNADVGQEETFAALPNWIESPEG